From a single Camarhynchus parvulus chromosome 6, STF_HiC, whole genome shotgun sequence genomic region:
- the CALHM2 gene encoding calcium homeostasis modulator protein 2, whose amino-acid sequence MAALIAENFRFLSLFFKSKDVMIFNGLVALGTVGSEELFSVVAFHCPCSPARNYIYGLAAIGVPALALFLIGVIWNNHTWNLVAECHKRGTKNFSAAATFLLFGSIMGRASVAPITWSVISLLRGEAYICALSEFVKPSSLDKFPVEYGAEVLAKIPCRDVPANLTKFRDEVTRRLRYESQLFGWLLIGIVAVLIFLTKCLKHCCSPLSYRQEAYWAQYRSNEDKLFRRTAEVHSRILAAKNVKQFFGFVALDKEEKELVQEFPVEGVQPSPQWNAITGVYIYRENKGFPLYSRLHKWAKGVEGNGPTPEGHELLFLAS is encoded by the exons CTGAGAACTTCCGCTTCCTCTCCTTGTTCTTCAAGAGCAAAGACGTGATGATTTTCAATGGTTTGGTGGCCCTGGGCACAGTGGGGAGCGAGGAGCTCTTCTCAGTCGTCGCCTTCCactgcccctgctcccctgcccgCAACTACATTTACGGGCTGGCTGCCATCGGTGTCCCGGCCCTGGCCCTCTTCCTCATTGGTGTCATCTGGAACAATCACACTTGGAACCTGGTGGCCGAGTGCCACAAGCGCGGCACCAAGaacttctctgctgctgccaccttcCTCCTCTTTGGCTCCATCATGGGCCGAGCGTCCGTGGCACCCATCACTTGGTCGGTCATCTCGCTGCTGCGTGGGGAAGCTTACATCTGTGCCCTCAGCGAGTTTGTCAAGCCATCCTCCCTGGACAAGTTTCCAGTTGAGTACGGGGCTGAGGTGCTGGCCAAGATCCCCTGTAGAGACGTCCCGGCAAACCTCACCAAGTTCAGGGACGAGGTGACACGGCGCCTGAGATACGAGTCCCAG CTCTTCGGCTGGCTGCTCATCGGCATTGTTGCGGTCCTGATTTTCCTCACCAAGTGCCTGAAGCACTGCTGCTCGCCGCTGAGCTACCGGCAGGAGGCCTACTGGGCCCAGTACCGCTCCAACGAGGACAAGCTCTTCCGACGCACGGCCGAGGTCCACTCCAGGATCCTGGCAGCCAAGAATGTGAAACAATTCTTTGGCTTTGTGGCACTGgacaaggaggagaaggagctggtgcAGGAGTTCCCGGTGGAGGGCGTCCAGCCAAGCCCCCAGTGGAATGCCATCACAGGTGTCTACATCTACCGAGAGAACAAGGGCTTCCCGCTCTACAGCCGCCTCCACAAATGGGCCAAAGGGGTGGAAGGGAATGGGCCAACCCCAGAAGGCCACGAACTGCTGTTTTTAGCTTCCTAA